A stretch of Cellulosilyticum sp. I15G10I2 DNA encodes these proteins:
- a CDS encoding phage tail protein — MFDKFKDYMYYLLHEPIRNNQVYILFTVIGNIFDQIKEDIFEIRKQANILTATGKHLDMHGKDRKMPRLKREDDESYRRRLLMKAEIAARAGTLPGLKLALKSMGYETEVNPLYLQDTERWAEFYVLMEELLEGEEIYDFRIIKETVMDVKQASSKPNYGFRYTVDFENNNLLSTKVYCIMAMNFYDNIPLYLDGTWILDGTYVLNGSKLGLRNNSYTGLKIGTSIPNEITYDGSVQIDATWYLDGTYLLDGSKKLNGSVWREELA, encoded by the coding sequence ATGTTTGATAAGTTCAAAGATTATATGTATTACTTACTACATGAACCAATAAGAAATAATCAAGTATATATTTTATTCACCGTTATAGGCAATATTTTTGACCAAATTAAAGAGGATATATTTGAAATTAGAAAACAAGCAAATATATTAACAGCAACAGGAAAGCATCTTGATATGCATGGTAAAGATAGAAAGATGCCGAGGTTAAAAAGGGAAGATGATGAGTCGTATAGAAGAAGGCTTTTAATGAAGGCAGAAATAGCAGCTAGAGCAGGAACTTTGCCGGGATTAAAATTAGCTCTTAAATCTATGGGGTATGAGACAGAAGTTAATCCTCTATATTTACAAGATACCGAGAGATGGGCAGAGTTTTATGTGCTTATGGAAGAACTTTTAGAAGGTGAAGAAATATATGATTTCAGAATCATTAAAGAAACGGTGATGGATGTTAAGCAAGCTAGTTCAAAGCCTAATTATGGATTTAGATATACTGTAGACTTTGAGAACAACAACCTTTTAAGCACCAAAGTATATTGCATTATGGCAATGAATTTTTATGATAATATTCCTTTATATCTTGATGGGACGTGGATCTTAGATGGTACATATGTATTAAATGGCAGCAAGCTAGGACTTAGAAATAATAGTTACACAGGCTTAAAAATAGGCACTTCTATTCCCAATGAAATTACTTATGATGGTTCGGTTCAAATTGATGCAACATGGTATTTAGATGGTACTTATCTACTTGATGGAAGTAAAAAGTTAAATGGTTCAGTATGGAGGGAGGAATTAGCTTGA
- a CDS encoding baseplate J/gp47 family protein, with the protein MDEKLLDELIPIPTLEEQREEIVTQLEEKGFNITRFANGSVFGTILLIFCQIRIDILKLLRVVYKALFVSSAPDKWLDVKANDYSKSRKAATKAQGKLTITRTNVEDNLVIPKGYIFKTLPSIAGSEYRFFSTERVIISKNEMSGYIPVAAEDVGSEYNVPTNSIKRSVIHIEGIDDITNEDNWLISEGADEEETEAFRQRTLNSWAELSTTPIAAKYKNVAESVEGVLYVLVDDMHPRGQGSVDIIVASYAGTAGEELLRKVEMACESIKGTYDNLLIKSADTVLQDVELVLYLPYNINDEGIIEDAINYTREYFKVSKNRELNTLYTSELIFHVRKNIDILKGIKVVQPSSDQVLSKDKVIILGEVNVTIERV; encoded by the coding sequence GTGGATGAAAAGCTATTAGATGAGCTTATACCAATACCTACACTTGAAGAGCAAAGGGAAGAAATAGTTACCCAGTTAGAAGAAAAGGGCTTTAATATTACTAGGTTTGCAAATGGCAGTGTGTTCGGAACAATACTCCTTATCTTCTGCCAAATAAGAATTGATATCCTAAAACTTTTACGTGTAGTTTATAAGGCTTTATTTGTATCAAGTGCACCTGATAAATGGTTAGATGTTAAGGCAAATGATTATTCTAAATCAAGAAAAGCAGCTACTAAGGCACAAGGCAAACTTACCATTACTAGAACAAATGTAGAAGATAATCTTGTTATTCCTAAAGGATATATATTTAAAACACTACCTAGTATTGCTGGAAGTGAATATAGATTTTTCAGTACAGAAAGAGTTATTATCTCCAAGAATGAAATGTCAGGTTATATTCCAGTTGCAGCTGAAGATGTAGGAAGCGAGTATAATGTCCCAACTAACAGTATTAAAAGGTCTGTGATACATATTGAAGGAATAGATGATATTACAAATGAAGATAACTGGCTTATAAGTGAAGGTGCTGATGAAGAGGAAACAGAAGCATTCAGGCAGCGCACCCTAAATAGTTGGGCGGAACTTAGTACAACTCCCATAGCAGCTAAATATAAGAATGTAGCTGAGAGTGTTGAAGGTGTTTTATATGTATTGGTAGATGATATGCATCCAAGAGGACAAGGAAGCGTTGATATCATAGTAGCTTCTTATGCAGGTACAGCCGGTGAAGAACTTCTAAGAAAGGTAGAAATGGCTTGTGAAAGCATAAAAGGTACCTATGACAACTTACTTATTAAATCAGCTGATACTGTATTACAAGATGTTGAACTCGTACTATATCTTCCTTATAACATAAATGATGAAGGTATTATAGAAGATGCTATAAATTATACTAGAGAATACTTTAAAGTCAGTAAAAACAGGGAGCTTAATACGCTTTACACGTCAGAGCTTATATTTCATGTAAGGAAGAATATTGATATCCTTAAAGGAATAAAAGTAGTTCAGCCATCAAGTGATCAGGTGCTTTCAAAGGATAAGGTTATCATATTAGGTGAAGTAAATGTAACAATAGAAAGGGTGTAG
- a CDS encoding phage tail tape measure protein, translating to MDAIFKLSVFVNMVDNITQPMGSVGRSLDGVQGKLVSLDNGFKNMAKSGMMMTGIGVGMTQAALAPVGATFETKKALGELASVGVKNLGVLEDAAKDFSDTWAGTTKAEFITAAYDIKSGISTLTDEAVAEYTKIAGMTAKGTKASTAEMTSLFATGYGIYKGFYKDMSDLEFGEMFSAGIAKSVQQFKTDGSKMSQAIQTLGASATTSNVPLEEQLSILGMLQATMGGGEAGTKYKAFLKSAAKAGEELGLSFLDANNQLLSMPEILTTIRGKFGETMDAAEKMELQKAFGTEEAVALIDLLYNKTDELEGNILGLYDTMGQGTSVAQGMADAINSADGEKFTVLKQKIQNTVETIGNGMLPTINQWMEKGDQLLGQVSSWIGNNQQLASNLFLVIAVIGVVLAVMGVFATTIGFIGTTVVGSITNFRNLVSVLKKMPDAWDTIRLKAMYAGDAIKLGFTKIRGAATTVITGMKNVTRQIITMGKAAVINGFNALKSMTLGLIGMAKQAITTAVTAMPGLIASTWAWTAALLANPVTWIVVGIVALIAAIILLWRNWDTVVAWLKGAWQAAIQGVINGFNWVKEKVTSMPNSILLLIAAFIPFIGIPMLIMKNWESIKSFFTNLWTGIKDGFNNFITGWIPNMQESGKKVISTFVDGIRSMINKPAEIVKEGLSKVRQLLPFSDAKEGPLSSLTLSGSKVFTTIGEGMEKTMTVPSLIADDAFQDVDSKLDMDSIKGDRPKNLNLKETFKQTQTTEESTTRSNSGTSIKVGNITLQFDMKDLEDIKFIKKLIEELKNLGNQDDPDDEDLVTA from the coding sequence GTGGATGCAATTTTTAAGCTGTCGGTATTTGTAAACATGGTAGATAATATTACCCAGCCTATGGGAAGTGTAGGAAGAAGCCTTGATGGTGTGCAGGGAAAGTTGGTTTCCTTAGATAATGGTTTTAAAAATATGGCTAAATCAGGAATGATGATGACAGGCATTGGAGTTGGAATGACACAAGCAGCTCTGGCACCGGTCGGGGCAACTTTCGAAACTAAAAAAGCTTTAGGGGAATTAGCCTCAGTAGGTGTAAAGAACCTAGGTGTTCTTGAAGATGCTGCTAAAGACTTTTCAGATACATGGGCGGGTACAACAAAAGCAGAATTTATAACAGCAGCCTATGATATTAAGTCAGGGATCTCAACACTTACAGATGAGGCAGTAGCTGAATACACAAAAATAGCAGGGATGACTGCTAAAGGCACAAAAGCCTCTACTGCTGAAATGACATCATTATTTGCAACTGGATATGGTATCTATAAAGGGTTTTATAAAGATATGAGTGATCTTGAATTTGGAGAAATGTTTAGTGCTGGTATTGCAAAATCAGTACAGCAGTTTAAAACAGATGGTTCAAAGATGTCACAGGCCATACAAACATTAGGAGCATCAGCAACCACTTCAAATGTACCACTTGAAGAGCAACTCTCTATCTTGGGAATGCTTCAGGCTACTATGGGAGGTGGTGAAGCAGGAACTAAGTATAAAGCGTTCTTAAAATCGGCAGCAAAGGCAGGGGAAGAATTGGGGCTTAGCTTCTTGGATGCCAATAACCAACTTCTATCAATGCCTGAAATACTTACTACTATAAGAGGTAAATTTGGAGAAACAATGGATGCAGCTGAGAAAATGGAACTTCAAAAGGCGTTTGGGACGGAAGAAGCTGTTGCTTTAATAGACCTACTGTATAACAAAACAGATGAATTAGAAGGGAACATCTTAGGGTTGTATGACACTATGGGACAAGGAACATCAGTTGCTCAAGGAATGGCAGATGCTATCAATAGCGCAGATGGCGAAAAGTTCACCGTCCTTAAACAAAAGATACAAAATACGGTAGAGACAATAGGCAATGGGATGCTACCTACTATTAATCAATGGATGGAAAAAGGAGATCAGCTACTTGGGCAAGTCAGCTCGTGGATCGGCAACAACCAGCAGTTAGCATCTAATCTATTTTTAGTAATAGCAGTAATTGGTGTTGTCCTAGCTGTCATGGGTGTATTTGCAACAACTATTGGTTTTATAGGAACAACAGTAGTAGGCAGTATTACAAACTTTAGAAACCTTGTATCCGTTCTTAAGAAAATGCCAGATGCATGGGACACTATAAGACTTAAAGCAATGTATGCCGGTGATGCTATAAAGCTTGGTTTCACCAAAATCCGAGGCGCAGCAACAACAGTTATTACAGGCATGAAAAATGTAACAAGACAAATTATCACAATGGGCAAGGCAGCTGTTATCAATGGCTTTAATGCACTAAAGAGTATGACACTTGGACTCATTGGAATGGCTAAGCAAGCTATCACAACAGCGGTAACAGCAATGCCGGGGCTTATAGCTTCAACGTGGGCATGGACAGCAGCGTTACTTGCTAATCCAGTGACATGGATAGTAGTAGGAATAGTGGCACTTATAGCAGCTATCATACTACTTTGGAGAAATTGGGATACAGTAGTAGCATGGCTTAAAGGTGCATGGCAGGCAGCCATCCAAGGAGTTATTAATGGTTTTAATTGGGTTAAAGAAAAGGTAACGAGTATGCCTAATAGTATTCTTTTACTCATAGCAGCATTTATACCATTTATAGGAATACCAATGCTTATTATGAAAAATTGGGAAAGCATTAAATCATTCTTTACTAATCTATGGACAGGGATTAAAGATGGCTTTAATAACTTTATAACAGGATGGATACCTAATATGCAGGAATCAGGTAAGAAAGTTATAAGTACCTTTGTAGATGGTATCAGAAGTATGATTAATAAACCAGCTGAAATAGTAAAAGAAGGACTTTCAAAAGTAAGACAGTTACTACCATTTTCAGATGCAAAAGAAGGGCCACTATCAAGTCTTACACTTTCAGGCTCTAAGGTGTTTACTACTATAGGTGAAGGGATGGAAAAGACAATGACCGTTCCTAGCCTTATAGCTGATGATGCTTTTCAAGATGTAGATAGCAAGTTAGATATGGATAGTATAAAAGGTGATAGACCAAAGAATTTAAACTTAAAAGAAACGTTTAAACAGACTCAAACAACAGAAGAAAGTACTACTAGAAGTAATTCTGGAACATCTATTAAAGTCGGGAATATCACGCTGCAATTTGATATGAAAGATTTAGAGGACATCAAATTTATTAAAAAGCTTATTGAAGAGCTTAAGAATCTAGGAAATCAGGATGATCCAGATGATGAAGATCTAGTAACTGCATAA
- a CDS encoding DUF6848 family protein, producing MFEDGKGTMEKNEGTQDGKVAGAQMVTGEEMEQELKTKYPKIYRVDAELDDIEKEFTFYFKKPTPASFNIVLKNLSKKSLAAMKQFTLESVVSEQKQWYEETIEEYPALAMSVGQKLLGLLGLSDNITLKKL from the coding sequence ATGTTTGAAGATGGAAAAGGTACAATGGAAAAAAATGAAGGTACTCAAGACGGTAAAGTTGCAGGGGCACAGATGGTTACTGGAGAAGAAATGGAACAAGAACTTAAAACAAAATATCCAAAGATTTATAGGGTAGATGCTGAACTTGATGATATTGAAAAGGAATTTACTTTCTATTTTAAGAAACCAACACCAGCAAGCTTTAACATTGTCTTAAAGAATTTGTCTAAAAAATCACTGGCTGCAATGAAGCAATTTACCCTAGAAAGTGTTGTGAGCGAACAAAAACAATGGTATGAAGAAACCATAGAAGAATATCCAGCACTTGCAATGAGCGTAGGTCAAAAGCTGCTAGGTTTATTGGGATTATCGGATAACATTACTTTAAAAAAGTTATAG
- a CDS encoding DUF2586 domain-containing protein — protein sequence MLKNVKHTITDFGIGASTVKGEGVHIKIGVSHIESNIPLTITGSMDADKISGKLGDSPLADSCMDSINSGCNMIYALPVPVGTAGVVEEKSKSVTGTGEITLTGSPYNEHTVQITITATGGRNVGAFKYVVDDGDVSEEETIPITGTYVIAETGLTINFGEGTFEKDDTVIYSCTAPKMNNQGVMEALGKIKNLNINFEFIHIVGATEKALWAALTVEGEKFFDVYYKPCVFVCEVRPQNTDETLDQYAQYLREQKEGTISRNLQVVSHRLAFMRNGKEVNINAANVIMGLHARAKVQQSIGEVAEFDIKGALAILPSGIEDYTSELDDLGYTTLRQYSGIEGIYVNNSKTFAKEGSDFAYTERVRAMYKAVRETRKTALTKMHTQVDLSNQEASLKAIVEFINVPVERMVDEKELSSARVEIPEDQDILGTEKLYFKIRAVPIGILREIEIDAGFENPAL from the coding sequence ATGTTAAAAAATGTTAAACATACCATAACAGATTTTGGAATTGGAGCAAGCACTGTAAAAGGTGAAGGGGTACATATCAAAATAGGAGTAAGTCATATTGAAAGTAATATTCCCCTTACAATAACAGGCAGCATGGATGCAGATAAAATAAGTGGGAAATTAGGTGATAGTCCTCTTGCAGACAGTTGCATGGATAGTATTAATAGTGGATGTAATATGATATACGCTTTACCAGTTCCAGTCGGAACGGCAGGCGTAGTTGAAGAAAAATCAAAGAGTGTAACAGGCACAGGAGAAATTACTTTAACAGGATCACCTTATAATGAACATACTGTTCAAATTACTATCACTGCCACTGGTGGCAGAAACGTAGGAGCATTTAAGTATGTAGTAGATGATGGAGATGTAAGTGAAGAAGAAACTATCCCTATAACTGGAACCTATGTAATAGCTGAAACAGGTCTTACTATCAACTTTGGAGAAGGCACCTTTGAAAAAGATGATACAGTAATCTATTCTTGTACTGCACCTAAGATGAATAATCAAGGTGTGATGGAGGCACTAGGGAAGATTAAAAATCTAAACATTAACTTTGAATTTATTCATATTGTAGGGGCAACAGAAAAGGCATTATGGGCAGCTCTTACAGTAGAAGGAGAAAAATTCTTTGATGTTTACTATAAACCTTGTGTTTTTGTATGTGAAGTAAGACCTCAAAATACTGATGAAACACTAGATCAATATGCCCAATACTTAAGAGAACAAAAAGAAGGTACTATTTCAAGAAATCTTCAAGTTGTAAGCCATAGACTAGCATTTATGAGAAATGGAAAAGAAGTAAATATCAATGCAGCAAATGTAATTATGGGGCTGCATGCAAGAGCTAAAGTGCAGCAGTCTATTGGAGAAGTTGCTGAATTTGATATTAAAGGAGCACTAGCAATACTGCCTTCAGGAATTGAAGATTATACAAGTGAACTTGATGACCTTGGGTATACGACATTACGACAGTATAGCGGTATAGAGGGAATATACGTTAATAACTCTAAAACCTTTGCTAAAGAAGGGAGCGACTTTGCTTATACTGAAAGAGTAAGAGCTATGTATAAGGCCGTAAGAGAGACACGCAAAACAGCCCTAACCAAGATGCATACGCAGGTTGATTTGAGTAACCAAGAGGCAAGCCTTAAAGCAATTGTAGAATTTATTAATGTGCCAGTAGAAAGAATGGTAGATGAAAAAGAGCTTTCTTCAGCCAGAGTAGAGATACCAGAAGATCAGGATATACTAGGGACTGAAAAACTTTATTTCAAAATAAGAGCAGTACCTATAGGTATACTTAGAGAAATTGAAATTGATGCAGGATTTGAAAATCCAGCACTTTAA
- a CDS encoding phage virion morphogenesis protein has product MAGVRLDGDIRRLKNTLRNMGELQFKVANAAIGQVLRSSTLQRFAEGKDPEGRAWAQSNKYTISSNGSIRKSRKKTLIETARLKNSIKAKVTNKGVAIGTNTIYAATHQLGDDNRTIRARGSKGLSFVTPSGWRRKKIVKVTIPARPFLGISDEDMIEIKATMNHIIEGAVE; this is encoded by the coding sequence ATGGCTGGTGTACGACTGGATGGAGACATACGAAGACTTAAAAATACACTCAGAAATATGGGAGAACTCCAATTTAAAGTAGCTAATGCTGCAATAGGGCAAGTGCTTAGAAGTTCAACACTACAAAGATTTGCAGAAGGAAAAGATCCAGAAGGAAGAGCGTGGGCTCAAAGTAATAAGTATACCATTTCAAGTAATGGGAGTATAAGAAAGTCCAGAAAGAAGACCCTTATTGAGACTGCTAGACTTAAAAATTCTATCAAAGCTAAAGTAACTAATAAAGGTGTAGCTATTGGTACAAACACAATTTATGCTGCCACTCATCAGTTAGGAGATGATAATAGAACCATTAGAGCAAGAGGTTCAAAAGGGTTAAGTTTTGTTACCCCTAGTGGATGGCGAAGAAAAAAGATAGTTAAGGTAACCATACCAGCAAGGCCATTCCTTGGTATTAGTGACGAGGATATGATAGAGATTAAAGCGACTATGAATCATATCATTGAGGGGGCTGTAGAATGA
- a CDS encoding gp436 family protein encodes MYCTIDEVRKNIKDDSIDGIIGNSYIEEKGEKEIVINTLIAEAIEDADGEIDGYLNKRYPTPLTKTPKVINKFSKDIALYNLFSRAGIMEGTREETYLERYKSAIRFLENVAKGLIEIGIGAADEETTRPTSDFRINSNKRMFSRNSLNGM; translated from the coding sequence ATGTACTGCACTATAGATGAAGTTAGAAAGAATATCAAAGATGATAGTATTGATGGCATTATCGGAAATAGCTACATAGAAGAAAAAGGCGAAAAAGAGATAGTAATTAATACATTAATTGCTGAAGCTATAGAGGATGCAGATGGTGAGATAGATGGATACCTTAACAAAAGGTATCCTACTCCACTTACTAAAACACCAAAAGTAATTAATAAGTTCAGTAAAGATATTGCACTTTATAATCTATTTTCAAGAGCTGGGATTATGGAAGGAACAAGAGAAGAGACTTACCTTGAAAGATATAAGTCTGCGATACGTTTCTTAGAAAATGTGGCAAAGGGACTTATTGAAATAGGGATAGGTGCTGCTGATGAAGAGACAACAAGGCCTACTTCTGATTTTAGAATCAATTCAAATAAAAGGATGTTCAGCAGAAACTCATTGAATGGGATGTGA
- a CDS encoding Mu-like prophage major head subunit gpT family protein produces the protein MIINQSSLAGISTGFKTIFNKMFTEVKPLWQKVATLVPSETGEENYKWLGKLPRMREWIGERQIQNLQASDYTIKNKDYELTIGVDRNDIEDDKIGVYNPVISEIGQSAAEHPDALVFGLIKKGFENKCFDGKAFFATDHPVGKKGSASNKGTAKLSSESYGAARAAMMSLKDENGNTLKIIPNLLVVPPALEAEAKRILLAEQIDGSTNIYRDTAELLVVPELAGADISWYLLCTSKALKPLIYQERKKPKFVAFFNETDEHVFKNKQFLYGVDGRSNAGYGFWQMAYGSDGSAN, from the coding sequence ATGATAATTAATCAATCATCGTTAGCAGGTATTAGCACAGGATTTAAAACGATTTTCAACAAGATGTTTACAGAGGTTAAACCACTATGGCAGAAGGTGGCAACGCTAGTGCCATCTGAAACAGGGGAAGAAAATTATAAGTGGTTAGGGAAATTGCCACGAATGCGTGAATGGATTGGAGAAAGACAGATTCAAAACCTTCAAGCAAGCGATTATACCATTAAAAATAAGGATTATGAGTTAACCATTGGCGTGGATCGCAATGATATCGAGGATGATAAAATCGGTGTTTATAATCCTGTTATATCAGAAATTGGACAAAGTGCAGCTGAACATCCAGATGCATTAGTATTTGGACTTATTAAAAAAGGATTTGAAAATAAGTGTTTTGATGGTAAAGCTTTTTTTGCAACAGATCATCCAGTAGGTAAAAAAGGTAGTGCAAGTAACAAAGGGACTGCAAAGCTTTCATCCGAATCTTATGGAGCTGCACGTGCAGCTATGATGTCTTTAAAAGATGAAAATGGCAATACGCTTAAGATTATCCCAAATCTACTCGTTGTGCCACCAGCACTTGAAGCTGAGGCGAAACGTATTCTTTTAGCTGAACAGATAGACGGCTCAACCAATATTTATAGAGATACAGCTGAGCTGTTAGTCGTTCCAGAGCTTGCAGGTGCAGATATATCATGGTATCTACTTTGCACCTCAAAAGCCCTTAAGCCACTCATCTATCAGGAAAGAAAGAAACCTAAGTTTGTTGCCTTCTTCAATGAAACTGATGAGCATGTATTTAAGAACAAGCAGTTCTTATATGGTGTAGATGGCAGAAGCAATGCTGGATACGGCTTTTGGCAAATGGCCTATGGTTCTGATGGCTCAGCTAACTAG
- a CDS encoding phage protease → MKLKPIICTEEILQETDEVKILPLGFVKTQKGNFIVDIESVNFMRKAFKERKLDIVVDYEHQTLNDVQAPAGGWIKDFYIKDNAVVAKVEWTEKAKEYIANKEYRYLSPVVLVRKTDHKAVILHSVALTNTPAIDGMYTIKNSIDIEDIEGGAEDMDLLQQLIKMLGLAEGTTEEQVLAKLKEIQEASVADPSSQEVIANKETLKLLDLKEDATQEEVTSKIMELKNPVAQGQVSVAEFKALKDKLDRKEAEEVVMFAMKEGKITPAQKEWAEEYALKAPEGFKKYIETASVVVPMGSLDIPPSTKKTVEVDMKACKMLGVSKEDIEKYGKDVE, encoded by the coding sequence ATGAAACTAAAACCTATTATATGTACAGAAGAAATTTTACAAGAAACAGATGAAGTAAAAATCCTTCCGCTGGGGTTTGTTAAAACTCAAAAAGGCAATTTCATAGTTGATATTGAAAGCGTAAATTTTATGAGGAAGGCTTTCAAAGAGAGAAAACTAGATATTGTAGTTGATTACGAGCATCAAACCTTAAATGATGTGCAGGCTCCTGCCGGTGGATGGATTAAGGATTTTTACATTAAAGATAATGCAGTAGTTGCTAAGGTGGAATGGACAGAAAAGGCAAAAGAGTACATAGCCAATAAAGAGTATAGGTATCTATCACCAGTAGTTTTAGTTAGAAAAACAGACCATAAGGCAGTAATACTTCATTCTGTAGCACTTACTAACACCCCGGCTATAGATGGTATGTATACAATTAAAAACTCTATAGATATAGAGGACATTGAAGGAGGAGCAGAGGATATGGATTTATTACAACAACTCATTAAAATGTTAGGACTTGCAGAAGGTACAACAGAAGAGCAGGTGCTGGCAAAGCTTAAAGAAATACAAGAAGCAAGTGTTGCAGATCCATCAAGTCAAGAGGTCATAGCTAACAAAGAGACACTTAAGTTACTTGATCTAAAAGAAGATGCAACACAAGAAGAGGTGACATCAAAAATTATGGAACTTAAGAACCCAGTAGCTCAAGGTCAAGTATCAGTAGCAGAGTTTAAAGCTCTCAAGGATAAGCTTGATAGGAAAGAAGCTGAAGAGGTAGTTATGTTTGCTATGAAAGAAGGTAAGATTACACCAGCTCAGAAAGAGTGGGCAGAAGAATATGCACTTAAAGCTCCTGAAGGATTTAAAAAGTATATCGAAACTGCAAGTGTAGTTGTTCCTATGGGATCACTTGATATTCCGCCAAGCACTAAAAAGACTGTAGAGGTTGATATGAAAGCATGTAAAATGCTAGGGGTTTCAAAGGAAGACATTGAGAAGTATGGAAAGGATGTTGAATAA
- a CDS encoding phage head morphogenesis protein produces MDKDLFNLLYGNLNFEEAEKYFQGKLPLTKEEYKQLSEGYKQLAFTISNYTSVEIVNQFYNEVLKAIENGTTIQVFKSEIDTFLAKKGYEGVGNFQADNIFRTNLQTAYNVGHYEQMAVPEVMKLRPYWQYYAVDDEDTRPTHRAMDGMVYPADHEVWDTWYPPNGYKCRCTVRSLSKRQVEAKELEIRSEMPPLVPDEGFHTNPAKKAFEPDIDKYPEPLKKAYIRMQEK; encoded by the coding sequence ATGGATAAAGATTTATTTAATCTTCTGTATGGCAACTTAAACTTTGAAGAAGCTGAGAAGTACTTCCAAGGAAAACTTCCGCTGACAAAAGAGGAATATAAGCAATTAAGTGAGGGATATAAGCAACTTGCTTTTACAATATCCAATTATACGAGCGTAGAAATAGTAAATCAGTTCTATAACGAAGTTCTTAAGGCTATAGAAAACGGTACTACTATACAAGTCTTTAAGAGTGAGATAGATACTTTTCTAGCAAAGAAAGGCTATGAAGGAGTTGGGAATTTTCAAGCAGACAATATCTTCAGAACAAACCTTCAAACAGCGTATAATGTAGGACATTACGAACAAATGGCCGTTCCAGAAGTGATGAAGCTTAGACCATACTGGCAGTATTATGCAGTAGATGATGAGGATACAAGACCAACACATAGGGCAATGGATGGTATGGTATACCCAGCAGATCATGAAGTATGGGATACCTGGTACCCACCTAATGGGTATAAATGCAGATGTACAGTAAGAAGTCTATCTAAAAGGCAGGTTGAAGCTAAAGAACTAGAAATCCGAAGTGAAATGCCACCTTTGGTTCCAGATGAAGGTTTTCATACTAATCCAGCTAAAAAGGCATTTGAACCAGATATAGATAAGTATCCAGAACCATTAAAAAAAGCTTATATCAGGATGCAAGAAAAATAG